The following proteins come from a genomic window of Microtus ochrogaster isolate Prairie Vole_2 chromosome 7, MicOch1.0, whole genome shotgun sequence:
- the Map2k4 gene encoding dual specificity mitogen-activated protein kinase kinase 4 isoform X5 — MVHKPSGQIMAVKRIRSTVDEKEQKQLLMDLDVVMRSSDCPYIVQFYGALFREGDCWICMELMSTSFDKFYKYVYSVLDDVIPEEILGKITLATVKALNHLKENLKIIHRDIKPSNILLDRSGNIKLCDFGISGQLVDSIAKTRDAGCRPYMAPERIDPSASRQGYDVRSDVWSLGITLYELATGRFPYPKWNSVFDQLTQVVKGDPPQLSNSEEREFSPSFINFVNLCLTKDESKRPKYKELLKHPFILMYEERTVEVACYVCKILDQMPATPSSPMYVD; from the exons AGAATACGATCAACTGTggatgaaaaagaacaaaaacaacttcTCATGGATTTGGATGTAGTAATGCGGAGTAGTGATTGCCCATACATTGTTCAGTTCTATGGTGCACTCTTCAGAGAG GGCGACTGTTGGATCTGTATGGAGCTCATGTCTACCTCGTTCGATAAGttttacaaatatgtatataGTGTGTTAGATGACGTTATTCCGGAAGAGATCTTAGGCAAAATCACTTTAGCA acTGTGAAAGCACTAAACCActtaaaagaaaacttgaaaattatTCACAGAG ATATCAAACCTTCCAATATTCTTCTGGACAGAAGCGGAAATATTAAGCTCTGTGATTTCGGCATCAGTGGACAACTTGTAGACTCCATTGCCAAGACAAGAGATGCTGGGTGTAGACCGTATATGGCA cCTGAAAGAATAGACCCAAGTGCATCACGACAAGGGTATGATGTTCGCTCTGATGTCTGGAGTTTGGGGATCACATTG TACGAGTTGGCCACAGGCCGATTTCCTTATCCAAAGTGGAATAGTGTGTTTGATCAGCTAACACAAGTGGTGAAAGGAGACCCTCCACAACTAAGTAATTCCGAAGAAAGGGAATTCTCCCCCAGTTTCATCAACTTTGTCAACTTGTG CCTTACGAAGGACGAATCCAAAAGGCCAAAGTATAAAGAGCTTCTG AAACATCCCTTTATTTTGATGTATGAAGAACGTACTGTTGAGGTCGCATGCTATGTTTGTAAAATCCTGGATCAGATGCCAGCTACTCCCAGCTCTCCCATGTATGTCGACTGA
- the Map2k4 gene encoding dual specificity mitogen-activated protein kinase kinase 4 isoform X6 has product MDLDVVMRSSDCPYIVQFYGALFREGDCWICMELMSTSFDKFYKYVYSVLDDVIPEEILGKITLATVKALNHLKENLKIIHRDIKPSNILLDRSGNIKLCDFGISGQLVDSIAKTRDAGCRPYMAPERIDPSASRQGYDVRSDVWSLGITLYELATGRFPYPKWNSVFDQLTQVVKGDPPQLSNSEEREFSPSFINFVNLCLTKDESKRPKYKELLKHPFILMYEERTVEVACYVCKILDQMPATPSSPMYVD; this is encoded by the exons ATGGATTTGGATGTAGTAATGCGGAGTAGTGATTGCCCATACATTGTTCAGTTCTATGGTGCACTCTTCAGAGAG GGCGACTGTTGGATCTGTATGGAGCTCATGTCTACCTCGTTCGATAAGttttacaaatatgtatataGTGTGTTAGATGACGTTATTCCGGAAGAGATCTTAGGCAAAATCACTTTAGCA acTGTGAAAGCACTAAACCActtaaaagaaaacttgaaaattatTCACAGAG ATATCAAACCTTCCAATATTCTTCTGGACAGAAGCGGAAATATTAAGCTCTGTGATTTCGGCATCAGTGGACAACTTGTAGACTCCATTGCCAAGACAAGAGATGCTGGGTGTAGACCGTATATGGCA cCTGAAAGAATAGACCCAAGTGCATCACGACAAGGGTATGATGTTCGCTCTGATGTCTGGAGTTTGGGGATCACATTG TACGAGTTGGCCACAGGCCGATTTCCTTATCCAAAGTGGAATAGTGTGTTTGATCAGCTAACACAAGTGGTGAAAGGAGACCCTCCACAACTAAGTAATTCCGAAGAAAGGGAATTCTCCCCCAGTTTCATCAACTTTGTCAACTTGTG CCTTACGAAGGACGAATCCAAAAGGCCAAAGTATAAAGAGCTTCTG AAACATCCCTTTATTTTGATGTATGAAGAACGTACTGTTGAGGTCGCATGCTATGTTTGTAAAATCCTGGATCAGATGCCAGCTACTCCCAGCTCTCCCATGTATGTCGACTGA